In Janibacter alkaliphilus, the following proteins share a genomic window:
- the sucD gene encoding succinate--CoA ligase subunit alpha: protein MAIFLNDSSKVIVQGMTGSEGMKHTTRMLASGTNIVGGVNPKKAGQTVDFDGGQQVPVFGSVADAMAETGADVSVLFVPPAFAKAAVMEAVDAGIGLAVVITEGIAVKDTAEFYNYSKDKATRIIGPNCPGIITPGQSNAGIIPANIAGAGRIGLVSKSGTLTYQMMYELREFGFSTAVGIGGDPIIGTTHIDCLEAFEADPETDAIVMIGEIGGDAEERAADYIKANVTKPVVGYVAGFTAPEGKTMGHAGAIVSGSSGTAEAKKEALEAAGVKVGKTPSETADLMREIMQAKQG from the coding sequence ATGGCTATCTTCCTCAACGACAGCAGCAAGGTCATCGTCCAGGGCATGACCGGCTCCGAGGGCATGAAGCACACCACGCGCATGCTCGCCTCCGGCACGAACATCGTCGGCGGGGTCAACCCGAAGAAGGCCGGCCAGACGGTCGACTTCGACGGCGGCCAGCAGGTCCCGGTCTTCGGCTCGGTGGCCGACGCCATGGCCGAGACCGGCGCCGACGTCTCGGTGCTCTTCGTCCCGCCCGCCTTCGCCAAGGCGGCGGTGATGGAGGCCGTGGACGCCGGCATCGGGCTGGCCGTGGTCATCACCGAGGGCATCGCGGTCAAGGACACCGCGGAGTTCTACAACTACAGCAAGGACAAGGCCACCCGGATCATCGGCCCGAACTGCCCGGGGATCATCACCCCCGGCCAGTCCAACGCCGGCATCATCCCGGCGAACATCGCCGGCGCCGGCCGGATCGGCCTGGTCAGCAAGTCCGGGACGCTGACCTACCAGATGATGTACGAGCTGCGGGAGTTCGGCTTCTCCACGGCGGTGGGCATCGGCGGCGACCCGATCATCGGGACCACGCACATCGACTGCCTGGAGGCCTTCGAGGCCGACCCGGAGACCGACGCGATCGTCATGATCGGCGAGATCGGCGGCGACGCCGAGGAGCGGGCCGCGGACTACATCAAGGCCAACGTCACCAAGCCGGTCGTCGGCTACGTCGCCGGCTTCACCGCGCCGGAGGGCAAGACCATGGGTCACGCCGGCGCCATCGTCTCCGGCAGCTCCGGCACCGCCGAGGCGAAGAAGGAGGCCCTCGAGGCCGCCGGCGTCAAGGTCGGCAAGACGCCGTCCGAGACGGCCGACCTGATGCGCGAGATCATGCAGGCGAAGCAGGGCTGA
- the sucC gene encoding ADP-forming succinate--CoA ligase subunit beta yields the protein MDLFEYQARDVFEKHGVPVLAGAVATTPQEARAAAEQIGTKSGGVTVVKAQVKTGGRGKAGGVKVAKTADEAEQHAEAILGMDIKGHTVHKVMIAQGAQIAEEYYFSILLDRTNRSYLAMCSTEGGVEIEQLAEERPEALARVEVDPNVGIDDATAQRIVEQAGFDAETAPKVAEVLKSLWTVYAEEDATLVEVNPLVKTEDGTVLALDGKVTLDGNADFRQPEHAELEDKDAADPLEAKAKALGLNYVKLDGNVGIIGNGAGLVMSTLDVVAYAGEDQTGGASKPANFLDIGGGASAEVMANGLDVILNDEQVKSVFVNVFGGITSCDAVADGIVGALKTLGDEATKPLVVRLDGNNVEEGRRILAEFAHPLVSIEETMDGAASKAAELAAK from the coding sequence GTGGATCTCTTCGAGTACCAAGCACGCGACGTGTTCGAGAAGCACGGCGTCCCGGTCCTGGCCGGCGCCGTCGCCACCACCCCGCAGGAGGCCCGCGCGGCCGCCGAGCAGATCGGGACGAAGTCCGGTGGCGTCACGGTCGTCAAGGCCCAGGTCAAGACCGGCGGGCGCGGCAAGGCCGGCGGCGTCAAGGTCGCCAAGACCGCGGACGAGGCCGAGCAGCACGCCGAGGCCATCCTCGGCATGGACATCAAGGGTCACACCGTGCACAAGGTGATGATCGCCCAGGGTGCCCAGATCGCCGAGGAGTACTACTTCTCGATCCTGCTGGACCGCACCAACCGCAGCTACCTGGCGATGTGCAGCACCGAGGGCGGCGTCGAGATCGAGCAGCTCGCCGAGGAGCGCCCCGAGGCCCTCGCCCGGGTCGAGGTCGACCCGAACGTGGGGATCGACGACGCGACCGCGCAGCGGATCGTCGAGCAGGCCGGCTTCGACGCCGAGACCGCGCCCAAGGTGGCCGAGGTGCTCAAGAGCCTGTGGACGGTCTACGCCGAGGAGGACGCGACGCTCGTCGAGGTCAACCCGCTGGTCAAGACCGAGGACGGCACCGTCCTCGCCCTCGACGGCAAGGTGACCCTGGACGGCAACGCCGACTTCCGTCAGCCGGAGCACGCCGAGCTGGAGGACAAGGACGCCGCCGACCCGCTGGAGGCCAAGGCCAAGGCGCTCGGGCTGAACTACGTCAAGCTCGACGGCAACGTCGGGATCATCGGCAACGGCGCCGGCCTGGTGATGAGCACCCTGGACGTCGTCGCCTACGCCGGCGAGGACCAGACCGGCGGCGCGAGCAAGCCGGCCAACTTCCTCGACATCGGTGGCGGCGCCTCCGCGGAGGTCATGGCCAACGGCCTGGACGTCATCCTCAACGACGAGCAGGTCAAGAGCGTCTTCGTCAACGTCTTCGGCGGCATCACCTCCTGCGACGCGGTCGCCGACGGCATCGTCGGGGCGCTGAAGACCCTCGGCGACGAGGCCACCAAGCCGCTGGTCGTCCGCCTGGACGGCAACAACGTCGAGGAGGGGCGCCGCATCCTCGCGGAGTTCGCGCACCCGCTCGTCAGCATCGAAGAGACCATGGACGGCGCGGCCAGCAAGGCCGCCGAGCTGGCCGCGAAGTAA
- a CDS encoding esterase/lipase family protein has product MICPARVVPATGGDRHGGSGEDAGLRTLIGQRLRAQATPQAVVGGIVEAVWASTHVALYPFGTRTPKRGSDGHGYRIEHLSPTQRGMLMSGVAESGTPILLVHGMADNHSIFALLRRGLMRRGFSRVFAMNYSVRTRDVRTAAAQLAEEIEVIVTETGYERIHVVAHSLGGIIARYYVTRLDGDERVHTLVTLGSPHHGTLAAHLLPTRITRQLRPGSALLRELNQPADGCRTRMIALWSDTDEAIFPAGNAALRQAGVQVTNIALSGAGHLTLPILPTVVHQLATSLTQLDTEGEPTASITDISV; this is encoded by the coding sequence ATGATCTGTCCCGCACGGGTGGTCCCTGCCACCGGAGGAGACCGGCACGGTGGCAGCGGCGAGGACGCCGGCCTGCGCACCCTGATCGGGCAGCGGCTGCGTGCCCAGGCCACGCCCCAGGCGGTCGTCGGCGGCATCGTCGAGGCGGTCTGGGCCAGCACCCACGTGGCGCTCTACCCCTTCGGCACCCGTACCCCGAAGCGGGGCAGCGACGGCCACGGCTACCGGATCGAGCACCTCTCGCCCACCCAGCGCGGCATGCTCATGTCCGGGGTCGCCGAGTCGGGCACCCCGATCCTGCTGGTGCACGGGATGGCCGACAACCACTCCATCTTCGCGCTGCTGCGCCGCGGGCTGATGCGCCGCGGCTTCAGCCGGGTCTTCGCGATGAACTACTCGGTGCGCACCCGGGACGTGCGCACCGCCGCCGCGCAGCTGGCCGAGGAGATCGAGGTGATCGTCACCGAGACCGGCTACGAGCGGATCCACGTCGTCGCGCACAGCCTGGGCGGCATCATCGCCCGGTACTACGTGACCCGGCTGGACGGGGACGAGCGGGTGCACACCCTGGTCACCCTGGGCTCGCCGCACCACGGCACCCTCGCGGCGCACCTGCTGCCGACCCGGATCACTCGCCAGCTGCGCCCCGGCAGCGCCCTGCTGCGTGAGCTCAATCAGCCGGCGGACGGCTGCCGCACCCGGATGATCGCGCTCTGGTCGGACACCGACGAGGCCATCTTCCCGGCGGGCAACGCGGCGCTGCGCCAGGCCGGGGTGCAGGTCACGAACATCGCGCTCAGCGGGGCGGGGCACCTGACCCTGCCGATCCTGCCGACGGTGGTGCACCAGCTGGCGACGAGCCTGACCCAGCTGGACACCGAGGGCGAGCCGACGGCCTCGATCACCGACATCTCGGTGTGA
- a CDS encoding M23 family metallopeptidase, translating to MTDDYVGRHRPPTRAERRALARRTRAPKTLGPGYALPTAAAATLVLSAAGATAAQTAFGASTATAAQAAIASPASVAQDSGVADAAREQMATQVADSAGLAERRQASSVSVAKDQGRAQQAQRAARAERREAAAEKKREEAADRREAAASRAAERSSTTSSGSSSSAASAAGPQDWVQPIDNPTFTSPFGPRWGRLHAGQDYAAPTGTPLKSMSSGTVVQAGEMSGYGNTVDIEYWDGTVSRYGHMDSIDVTVGQEVGPGDVVGRSGNTGRSTGPHLHVEIHPDGGEPVDPGPWLEERGLGLV from the coding sequence ATGACTGACGACTACGTCGGGCGGCACCGCCCGCCCACGCGCGCCGAGCGGCGCGCGCTGGCCAGGCGCACCCGCGCCCCGAAGACCCTCGGCCCCGGCTACGCCCTGCCGACCGCCGCGGCCGCGACCCTGGTGCTCAGCGCCGCCGGCGCGACCGCCGCCCAGACCGCCTTCGGCGCCAGCACGGCCACCGCCGCCCAGGCCGCCATCGCCTCCCCCGCCTCGGTCGCCCAGGACTCCGGCGTCGCCGACGCGGCGCGCGAGCAGATGGCCACCCAGGTCGCCGACAGCGCCGGTCTGGCCGAGCGTCGCCAGGCCTCCTCGGTCTCGGTCGCCAAGGACCAGGGCCGGGCCCAGCAGGCGCAGCGCGCGGCCCGAGCCGAGCGCCGCGAGGCGGCCGCCGAGAAGAAGCGCGAGGAGGCGGCCGATCGTCGCGAGGCTGCGGCCTCCCGCGCCGCGGAGCGCTCCAGCACCACGAGCTCGGGCTCCTCGTCGAGCGCTGCCAGCGCCGCCGGCCCGCAGGACTGGGTGCAGCCCATCGACAACCCGACCTTCACCTCCCCCTTCGGCCCGCGCTGGGGCCGGCTGCACGCCGGTCAGGACTACGCCGCGCCGACCGGCACCCCGCTGAAGTCGATGAGCAGCGGCACCGTGGTCCAGGCGGGCGAGATGTCCGGCTACGGCAACACCGTGGACATCGAGTACTGGGACGGCACCGTCTCCCGGTACGGCCACATGGACAGCATCGACGTCACCGTCGGCCAGGAGGTCGGCCCGGGTGACGTGGTCGGCCGGTCCGGCAACACCGGCCGCTCCACCGGCCCGCACCTGCACGTCGAGATCCACCCGGACGGCGGCGAGCCGGTCGACCCCGGCCCCTGGCTGGAGGAGCGGGGTCTGGGTCTGGTCTGA
- the pcrA gene encoding DNA helicase PcrA, whose amino-acid sequence MSSLFDDLPDAPAGGWGTDVTDAGVPTWAMTEEGPARSEHPGPVAPADPEELLAGLNQQQREAVLHTGSPLLIVAGAGSGKTRVLTHRIAHLLGARGVSPGSILAITFTNKAAAEMRERVEDLVGPHSRAMWVMTFHSACVRILRREASKVGMRSSFSIYDAADSQRLVALVMRDLDLDPKRYPPRSFGHQISNLKNELVDEEEYARRVGSEHDLDSGGGPASTPAERTLAEVYTGYQQRLRQANALDFDDIIMTTVHLLQAFPDVAEHYRRRFRHVMVDEYQDTNHAQYMLVRTLVGGDRDADLGEHSVGPSELVVVGDADQSIYAFRGASIRNIVEFEQDYPDARTILLEQNYRSTQTILGAANAVIERNESRRKKNLWTQAGDGEQIVGYVADNEHDEASFVATTIDSLTDEHGVRPSDVAVFYRTNAQSRALEEVFVRVGLPYKVVGGTRFYERREVKDALAYLRVVANPTDTVNLRRILNTPKRGIGDRAEAAIAQLAEREQIPFVAALGRPQDAPGIATRSVTAIRGFTALLEGLTDLREAGGGIGDLLEAVLERTGYVDALRESRDPQDETRLENLTELVGVAREFDAVRSAEGEDIDLDAFLEQVSLVADADEIPDGPEADETGVVTLMTLHTAKGLEFPVVFLTGLEDGTFPHLRSLGSPTELEEERRLAYVGITRARERLHLSRAVVRSAFGTPQYNPPSRFLDEIPEDLVRWERTGPTGGGVGGGRGAGARGAEPAVARLAARPGVRSPGNRPAISLTAGERVTHDVFGLGTVVRVDGEGDKAQAHVDFGGETGVKRLLLRYAPLEKL is encoded by the coding sequence ATGAGCAGCCTCTTCGACGACCTCCCCGACGCCCCGGCCGGTGGCTGGGGCACCGACGTGACCGACGCGGGCGTGCCCACCTGGGCGATGACCGAGGAGGGTCCGGCGCGGAGCGAGCATCCCGGCCCGGTCGCGCCCGCCGACCCCGAGGAGCTGCTCGCCGGGCTCAACCAGCAGCAGCGCGAGGCGGTCCTGCACACCGGCTCCCCGCTGCTCATCGTCGCCGGTGCCGGCTCCGGCAAGACCCGGGTGCTGACCCACCGCATCGCCCACCTGCTCGGCGCCCGCGGGGTCTCGCCCGGCAGCATCCTGGCGATCACCTTCACCAACAAGGCGGCGGCCGAGATGCGCGAGCGCGTCGAGGACCTCGTCGGCCCACACTCGCGCGCGATGTGGGTGATGACCTTCCACTCGGCGTGCGTGCGGATCCTGCGCCGCGAGGCGTCGAAGGTGGGCATGCGCTCGAGCTTCTCGATCTACGACGCCGCGGACAGCCAGCGCCTGGTCGCCCTGGTCATGCGCGACCTGGACCTCGACCCCAAGCGCTACCCGCCGCGCTCCTTCGGCCACCAGATCAGCAACCTCAAGAACGAGCTCGTCGACGAGGAGGAGTACGCCCGGCGGGTCGGCAGCGAGCACGACCTGGACAGCGGCGGCGGACCGGCCAGCACCCCGGCCGAGCGCACCCTGGCCGAGGTCTACACCGGCTACCAGCAACGGTTGCGCCAGGCGAACGCGCTGGACTTCGACGACATCATCATGACCACCGTGCACCTCCTGCAGGCCTTCCCGGACGTGGCCGAGCACTACCGACGGCGCTTCCGGCACGTCATGGTCGACGAGTACCAGGACACCAACCACGCCCAGTACATGCTGGTGCGCACCCTCGTAGGCGGGGACCGCGACGCCGATCTCGGCGAGCACTCGGTGGGCCCGAGCGAGCTCGTCGTCGTCGGTGACGCCGACCAGTCGATCTACGCCTTCCGCGGGGCCTCGATCCGCAACATCGTCGAGTTCGAGCAGGACTACCCGGACGCCCGCACGATCCTGCTGGAGCAGAACTACCGCTCCACCCAGACCATCCTGGGCGCGGCCAACGCGGTCATCGAGCGCAACGAGTCCCGCCGCAAGAAGAACCTGTGGACCCAGGCCGGGGACGGCGAGCAGATCGTCGGCTACGTCGCCGACAACGAGCACGACGAGGCCTCCTTCGTCGCCACCACCATCGACAGCCTCACCGACGAGCACGGCGTGCGCCCCAGCGACGTCGCCGTCTTCTACCGGACCAACGCCCAGTCCCGGGCGCTGGAGGAGGTCTTCGTCCGGGTCGGGCTGCCCTACAAGGTCGTCGGCGGCACCCGCTTCTACGAGCGGCGCGAGGTCAAGGACGCCCTGGCCTACCTCCGGGTGGTCGCCAACCCCACCGACACGGTCAACCTGCGCCGCATCCTCAACACCCCCAAGCGGGGCATCGGCGACCGGGCCGAGGCGGCGATCGCCCAGCTGGCCGAGCGGGAGCAGATCCCCTTCGTCGCGGCCCTGGGCCGTCCGCAGGACGCCCCGGGCATCGCCACCCGGTCGGTGACCGCGATCCGTGGCTTCACCGCGCTGCTGGAGGGGCTGACCGACCTGCGCGAGGCCGGCGGCGGCATCGGTGACCTGCTGGAGGCGGTGCTGGAGCGCACCGGCTACGTCGACGCGCTCCGGGAGAGTCGCGACCCTCAGGACGAGACCCGGCTGGAGAACCTCACCGAGCTCGTCGGGGTGGCCCGGGAGTTCGACGCCGTCCGCTCCGCCGAGGGCGAGGACATCGACCTCGACGCCTTCCTCGAGCAGGTCAGCCTGGTGGCCGACGCCGACGAGATCCCGGACGGCCCCGAGGCCGACGAGACCGGGGTGGTCACGCTGATGACGCTGCACACCGCCAAGGGCCTGGAGTTCCCGGTGGTCTTCCTCACCGGGCTCGAGGACGGCACCTTCCCCCACCTGCGCAGCCTCGGCAGCCCCACCGAGCTCGAGGAGGAGCGTCGCCTGGCCTACGTCGGCATCACCCGGGCCCGGGAGCGGCTGCACCTGTCTCGGGCGGTGGTCCGCTCCGCCTTCGGCACCCCGCAGTACAACCCGCCGTCCCGCTTCCTCGACGAGATCCCCGAGGACCTCGTGCGCTGGGAGCGCACCGGTCCCACCGGCGGAGGCGTCGGCGGTGGCCGCGGCGCCGGCGCGCGCGGCGCCGAGCCTGCGGTGGCCCGGCTCGCGGCCCGGCCAGGGGTGCGGTCCCCGGGCAACCGGCCGGCGATCTCGCTGACCGCGGGGGAGCGGGTGACCCACGACGTCTTCGGCCTGGGCACCGTCGTCCGCGTCGACGGCGAGGGGGACAAGGCGCAGGCCCATGTCGACTTCGGCGGTGAGACCGGCGTCAAGCGCCTGCTGCTGCGCTACGCCCCGCTGGAGAAGCTCTGA
- a CDS encoding rhodanese-like domain-containing protein yields MTSTDTPDETPGETPAGAPGIDGLLARAREQIDRVTPAQALAEAGDGALIVDTRPVEQRARHGEVDLPGVLVVDRNVLEWRLDPSSGAALPQADAAARVLVLCQQGYSSSLAAQALREIGVRRAGDVVGGFEAWLADGLPVRAWDSSPEAVTGAT; encoded by the coding sequence GTGACCTCTACCGATACCCCCGACGAGACCCCTGGCGAGACCCCGGCCGGCGCCCCGGGCATCGACGGTCTGCTCGCGCGAGCCCGGGAGCAGATCGACCGGGTCACCCCGGCACAGGCGCTCGCCGAGGCCGGCGACGGGGCGCTCATCGTCGACACCCGCCCGGTGGAGCAGCGCGCCCGCCACGGCGAGGTCGACCTGCCCGGCGTGCTCGTCGTCGACCGCAACGTCCTGGAGTGGCGGCTCGACCCGTCCTCGGGCGCGGCGCTGCCGCAGGCCGACGCCGCTGCCCGCGTCCTCGTGCTCTGCCAGCAGGGGTACAGCTCGTCCCTGGCCGCCCAGGCCCTGCGCGAGATCGGGGTGCGGCGCGCCGGCGACGTCGTGGGCGGCTTCGAGGCGTGGCTGGCCGACGGGCTCCCGGTCCGGGCGTGGGACTCGTCGCCGGAGGCGGTCACCGGCGCGACGTAG
- a CDS encoding cysteine dioxygenase, with amino-acid sequence MSIITDGPTVGVRHFTPVHLLRLANLFARDPELVQQPTTRPDGDPTQRSWAEISRTPHLQIWLLRWPPGASTGWHDHGGSMGAFTVVAGELTERTLTSGLQAQQLPSDEGRAYGGAHTHEVVNLGEDEAVSVHAYSPSLAQMTRYDLVAGRLEVAAVEQREPS; translated from the coding sequence ATGAGCATCATCACCGACGGCCCCACCGTGGGCGTGCGTCACTTCACCCCCGTGCACCTGCTGCGCCTGGCCAATCTCTTCGCCCGCGACCCCGAGCTGGTGCAGCAGCCGACCACCCGCCCCGACGGGGACCCGACCCAGCGCAGCTGGGCGGAGATCTCGCGCACCCCGCACCTGCAGATCTGGCTGCTGCGCTGGCCGCCCGGGGCGAGCACCGGCTGGCACGACCACGGCGGCAGCATGGGCGCCTTCACGGTGGTGGCCGGGGAGCTCACCGAGCGCACCCTGACCAGCGGCCTGCAGGCGCAGCAGCTGCCCTCGGACGAGGGCAGGGCCTACGGCGGCGCGCACACCCACGAGGTGGTCAACCTCGGTGAGGACGAGGCGGTCAGCGTGCACGCGTACTCGCCGTCCCTGGCACAGATGACCCGCTACGACCTCGTCGCGGGCCGGCTCGAGGTGGCCGCCGTGGAGCAGCGCGAGCCGTCGTGA
- a CDS encoding GNAT family N-acetyltransferase, whose protein sequence is MAHLVRPDARYHASYLAAHDELVRESADGQAARDGDGDWQQAPDPTTGFAGLSFTRESLEDPAEFRRLVAARRAEELPETPRPAGRVPCTFLWLVEGEEYLGSFALRHELTPWLLDQGGHIGYRVRPSARERGHGRTGLEQTLELAAEMGMPRVLITCREDNLASRRVIEHVGGVLEDVRGGMRRCWVELGPSPSPDGVRPRP, encoded by the coding sequence ATGGCCCACCTGGTACGACCGGACGCGCGCTACCACGCGTCCTACCTGGCCGCCCACGACGAGCTGGTCCGCGAGTCCGCGGACGGCCAGGCGGCACGGGACGGCGACGGGGACTGGCAGCAGGCGCCGGATCCGACGACCGGCTTCGCCGGCCTCTCCTTCACCCGTGAGTCCCTGGAGGACCCGGCCGAGTTCCGTCGGCTGGTCGCCGCCCGTCGGGCCGAGGAGCTGCCGGAGACGCCGCGACCCGCCGGCCGGGTCCCGTGCACCTTCCTCTGGCTGGTCGAGGGCGAGGAGTACCTCGGCTCCTTCGCCCTGCGGCACGAGCTCACACCCTGGCTGCTGGACCAGGGCGGGCACATCGGCTACCGGGTCCGGCCGTCCGCCCGCGAGCGTGGGCACGGCAGGACCGGCCTGGAGCAGACCCTGGAGCTGGCCGCCGAGATGGGCATGCCGCGGGTGCTGATCACCTGCCGCGAGGACAACCTCGCCTCCCGGCGGGTGATCGAGCACGTCGGCGGTGTGCTCGAGGACGTGCGCGGCGGCATGCGCCGCTGCTGGGTCGAGCTCGGCCCGTCGCCGTCCCCGGACGGGGTGCGCCCCCGGCCGTGA
- a CDS encoding AfsR/SARP family transcriptional regulator, which produces MTHTTNDPRGGARTWQVRVLGSWHLETQGREIKVPPREQRLVALLALVGARRRSVLAGMLWPDSNEARASANLRTAAVELRRRAPGLLDAEQETLQLAGRASTDVAMLRDRLRAPRQEVAPAAEAGYLLGVEELLPGWYDEWVVTERDRLRQGVLDRISTVVRRQMEDDPADALPLARAAAELDPMRESVHRALATIHLLEGDRVAAWQVYEDFHRRSVREFGVAPSAKFEELVEPMRAERRARRTTGGPVPMSGARTAMVSGAGVRRLR; this is translated from the coding sequence ATGACACATACGACGAACGACCCACGGGGGGGTGCGCGGACCTGGCAGGTCCGCGTGCTCGGGTCCTGGCACCTGGAGACCCAGGGCCGGGAGATCAAGGTCCCACCACGGGAGCAGCGCCTGGTTGCGCTGCTCGCGCTGGTCGGTGCCCGCAGACGCAGCGTGCTCGCCGGCATGCTCTGGCCGGACAGCAACGAGGCCCGGGCGTCGGCCAACCTGCGCACCGCCGCCGTCGAGCTGCGACGGCGGGCGCCGGGGCTGCTCGACGCCGAGCAGGAGACCCTGCAGCTGGCCGGCCGGGCGAGCACCGACGTCGCCATGCTGCGCGACCGCCTGCGGGCGCCGCGCCAGGAGGTCGCCCCGGCGGCCGAGGCCGGCTATCTGCTCGGCGTGGAGGAGCTGCTGCCGGGCTGGTACGACGAGTGGGTGGTCACCGAGCGGGACCGGCTGCGCCAGGGTGTGCTGGACCGCATCTCGACCGTGGTGCGGCGGCAGATGGAGGACGACCCGGCCGACGCGCTGCCGCTGGCCCGTGCCGCGGCCGAGCTGGACCCGATGCGCGAGAGCGTCCACCGGGCGTTGGCCACCATCCACCTGCTCGAGGGTGACCGGGTGGCCGCCTGGCAGGTCTACGAGGACTTCCACCGACGCAGCGTCCGAGAGTTCGGGGTCGCCCCGAGCGCGAAGTTCGAGGAGCTCGTGGAACCGATGCGGGCCGAGCGTCGCGCCCGCCGCACCACCGGGGGGCCGGTGCCGATGAGCGGTGCCCGGACCGCCATGGTCAGCGGTGCCGGGGTGCGTCGGCTGCGGTGA
- a CDS encoding NAD-dependent epimerase/dehydratase family protein, translating to MHALITGGAGFIGSHLTEHLVEQGWTVTALDDLSTGSAENLDPVRRMPGGAGVELVRGSVTDSPLVHRLADGADVIFHLAAAVGVLTIQQQTLHSMRTNLAGTETVMEAAQAHGSTVLFTSTSEVYGKNTTIGLREDDDRVMGSPLLSRWSYAEAKAIDETLVQQYHLHHGVPSVIVRLFNTTGPRQAGRYGMVVPRFVRQALTGEPLTVYGTGQQTRCFGHVHDMVPMIATLAQTPAALGSVYNIGNPEQISITGLAERVIARTGSSSDITYVDYQSAYGPGYEDMERRVPDCTRLTELTGFRPRHDLDDIIDDVAAHISGRRSVPADRVPA from the coding sequence ATGCATGCACTGATCACCGGGGGGGCCGGCTTCATCGGCTCGCACCTGACCGAGCACCTGGTGGAGCAGGGGTGGACCGTCACGGCGCTGGACGACCTCAGCACCGGGAGCGCGGAGAACCTCGACCCGGTCCGCCGTATGCCCGGTGGCGCCGGCGTCGAGCTGGTCCGTGGCTCGGTCACCGACAGCCCGCTGGTGCACCGGCTGGCCGACGGCGCCGACGTCATCTTCCACCTGGCCGCGGCGGTCGGAGTGCTGACCATCCAGCAGCAGACGCTGCACAGCATGCGGACCAACCTGGCCGGCACCGAGACGGTCATGGAGGCGGCGCAGGCGCACGGGTCCACCGTCCTCTTCACCTCCACCAGCGAGGTCTACGGCAAGAACACGACGATCGGGCTGCGCGAGGACGACGACCGGGTGATGGGCTCGCCGCTGCTGAGCCGGTGGTCCTACGCGGAGGCCAAGGCCATCGACGAGACCCTGGTGCAGCAGTACCACCTGCACCACGGGGTGCCCTCGGTCATCGTCCGGCTCTTCAACACCACCGGCCCGCGGCAGGCCGGCCGCTACGGGATGGTGGTGCCCCGCTTCGTCCGTCAGGCCCTCACCGGCGAGCCGCTGACGGTGTACGGCACCGGGCAGCAGACCCGCTGCTTCGGGCACGTGCACGACATGGTGCCGATGATCGCCACCCTCGCCCAGACCCCGGCCGCGCTGGGCAGCGTCTACAACATCGGCAACCCCGAGCAGATCTCCATCACCGGCCTGGCCGAGCGGGTCATCGCCCGCACCGGGTCCTCCAGCGACATCACCTACGTCGACTACCAGTCGGCCTACGGCCCCGGGTACGAGGACATGGAGCGCCGCGTCCCGGACTGCACCCGGCTGACGGAGCTCACCGGCTTCCGCCCCCGCCACGACCTCGACGACATCATCGACGACGTCGCCGCGCACATCTCCGGACGCCGGTCCGTCCCGGCCGACCGCGTCCCTGCCTGA